Proteins encoded in a region of the Fundulus heteroclitus isolate FHET01 chromosome 2, MU-UCD_Fhet_4.1, whole genome shotgun sequence genome:
- the lrrc29 gene encoding F-box/LRR-repeat protein 3 isoform X2: MEDSDGEELPETPALPLEIIVYILSFLHASDRKEAALVCSSWYHASQDLRFQDVAFSFPASSSSLALVRGLARKPRCSLKISQLDGFSVSRSLLLEVGAVLGPRVESLALPCSSITEASLLALLPRLTSLQRLDIRGLDSLFMSGAFLSREEHRRQVRAALSGLEELDLSDLRYLSDLTLNRLTGCTPRLRRLSLAGCHIAFEFDPYRGRPAGTAADSSALVSLRNLRRLLTEQSSSLKALDLSRTSITPESLRIVAQVQDLVLEELHLQGCKELTDYSVEVLVKHQPGLLKLDLSCCPELSSRTVRAVARGLRSLTHLSLSRDSKITEKGLVELLSVSSLVSLGLSGCLHSSGAELQEDLKASTAATAQLELLHLSGSTNLQDGVLVSLSQLLGGSLKELDLTLCLSLTDLSLCSISAGLQRLEVLRLGWCKEVTDRGLLGTVQDSRPETGDGGPRFTRTFGNMGFFQPPRMPFEERPTPVSREELQRLERRHGASLSALRRLTELDLSACSKLSDASITQVVHFPDLQRLSLSMLPEISDASLASVGRRCRSLTSLQLSHCPGITDRGVAQALPYLRRLQHLSLSCCDNITDRTLQLLMQHCSRLKTLDVSMCKNVSVTAVDLLQAQLPFLENVHHKFIGVADLSLTD; encoded by the exons ATGGAGGACAGCGACGGGGAAGAGCTGCCAGAGACACCTGCGCTGCCCCTGGAG ATTATCGTTTACATCCTGAGTTTCCTCCACGCGTCAGACAGAAAGGAAGCCGCCCTGGTCTGCAGCAGCTGGTACCACGCCAGCCAGGACCTGCGCTTCCAG GACGTCGCCTTCAGCTTCCCGGCCTCATCTTCCTCCCTGGCGCTGGTCAGAGGTCTGGCCCGAAAGCCCCGCTGTAGCCTGAAGATCAGCCAGCTGGACGGCTTCAGTGTCTCCAGATCGCTGCTCCTGGAG gTTGGTGCGGTTCTGGGCCCCAGGGTGGAGAGCCTGGCCCTGCCCTGCAGCAGCATAACGGAGGCCTCCCTGCTGGCCCTCCTGCCCCGCCTCACCTCCCTGCAGAGGCTCGACATCAGAGGCCTGGACAGCCTCTTCATGTCTGGAGCCTTCCTGTCCAGAGAGGAGCACAGACGGCAG GTCCGGGCGGCGCTGAGCGGCCTGGAGGAGCTGGATCTGTCGGACCTGCGCTACCTGTCTGACCTCACCTTGAACCGGCTCACCGGCTGCACCCCGCGCCTCCGCCGCCTCTCGCTGGCCGGCTGCCACATCGCCTTCGAGTTCGATCCGTACCGAGGGCGCCCGGCCGGAACCGCGGCGGACTCCTCGGCCCTCGTGTCCCTCAGGAACCTCCGCAGGCTGCTGACGGAGCAGAGCTCCTCCCTCAAAGCTCTGGACCTCAGCAGGACCTCCATCACGCCTGAATCTCTCCGGATCGTGGCTCAG GTTCAGGATTTggtgctggaggagctgcatctGCAGGGCTGCAAAGAGCTGACGGACTACTCTGTGGAGGTTCTGGTCAAGCACCAGCCCGGCCTGCTGAAACTGGACCTGAGCTGCTGCCCGGAGCTGAGCAGCAGAACCGTCCGGGCTGTAGCCCGAGGCCTGAGGTCTCTGACGCACCTGTCCTTGTCCCGGGACTCCAAGATCACAGAGAAAG GCCTGGTGGAGCTGCTGTCCGTCTCCTCCCTGGTGTCTCTGGGTCTGTCTGGCTGTCTCCACAGCAGTGGAGCGGAGCTGCAGGAAGACCTGAAGGCGTCCACCGCTGCCACCGCCCAGCTGGAGCTGCTGCACCTGAGCGGCAGCACCAACCTGCAG gacgGTGTGCTCGTCTCGCTCTCCCAGCTCCTGGGCGGCTCTCTGAAGGAGCTGGACCTGACGCTGTGCCTCAGCCTGACCGACCTGTCGCTGTGCTCCATCTCCGCCGGCCTGCAGAGGCTGGAGGTGCTGCGGCTCGGTTGGTGTAAGGAGGTGACGGACCGGGGTCTGCTGGGGACGGTGCAGGACAGCCGGCCTGAGACG GGAGACGGAGGCCCCAGGTTCACCAGGACCTTCGGCAACATGGGCTTCTTCCAGCCCCCCCGGATGCCCTTTGAGGAGCGGCCCACTCCGGTGAGCcgggaggagctgcagcgcCTGGAGCGCCGCCACGGAGCCTCGCTCTCAGCCCTGAGACGGCTGACGGAGCTGGACCTGTCGGCCTGCAGCAAGCTCAGCGACGCCAGCATCACCcag GTGGTGCATTTCCCAGACCTGCAGCGTCTGTCTCTCTCCATGCTGCCAGAAATCAGCGACGCCAGCCTGGCGTCGGTGGGCCGGCGCTGCCGCAGCCTCACCAGCCTGCAGCTCAGCCACTGTCCCGGCATCACGGACCGCGGCGTGGCCCAGGCCCTGCCCTACCTGCGCCGCCTGCAGCATCTCTCGCTGTCCTGCTGCGACAACATCACCGACAG GACGCTGCAGCTCCTGATGCAGCACTGCAGCCGTCTGAAGACGCTCGACGTCTCCATGTGCAAAAACGTCTCTGTGACGGCGGTGGACCTCCTGCAGGCCCAGCTGCCCTTCCTGGAGAACGTCCATCACAAGTTCATAGGCGTGGCTGATCTCAGCCTGACAGACTGA
- the lrrc29 gene encoding F-box/LRR-repeat protein 3 isoform X3, which produces MEDSDGEELPETPALPLEIIVYILSFLHASDRKEAALVCSSWYHASQDLRFQKDVAFSFPASSSSLALVRGLARKPRCSLKISQLDGFSVSRSLLLEVRAALSGLEELDLSDLRYLSDLTLNRLTGCTPRLRRLSLAGCHIAFEFDPYRGRPAGTAADSSALVSLRNLRRLLTEQSSSLKALDLSRTSITPESLRIVAQVQDLVLEELHLQGCKELTDYSVEVLVKHQPGLLKLDLSCCPELSSRTVRAVARGLRSLTHLSLSRDSKITEKGLVELLSVSSLVSLGLSGCLHSSGAELQEDLKASTAATAQLELLHLSGSTNLQDGVLVSLSQLLGGSLKELDLTLCLSLTDLSLCSISAGLQRLEVLRLGWCKEVTDRGLLGTVQDSRPETGDGGPRFTRTFGNMGFFQPPRMPFEERPTPVSREELQRLERRHGASLSALRRLTELDLSACSKLSDASITQVVHFPDLQRLSLSMLPEISDASLASVGRRCRSLTSLQLSHCPGITDRGVAQALPYLRRLQHLSLSCCDNITDRTLQLLMQHCSRLKTLDVSMCKNVSVTAVDLLQAQLPFLENVHHKFIGVADLSLTD; this is translated from the exons ATGGAGGACAGCGACGGGGAAGAGCTGCCAGAGACACCTGCGCTGCCCCTGGAG ATTATCGTTTACATCCTGAGTTTCCTCCACGCGTCAGACAGAAAGGAAGCCGCCCTGGTCTGCAGCAGCTGGTACCACGCCAGCCAGGACCTGCGCTTCCAG AAGGACGTCGCCTTCAGCTTCCCGGCCTCATCTTCCTCCCTGGCGCTGGTCAGAGGTCTGGCCCGAAAGCCCCGCTGTAGCCTGAAGATCAGCCAGCTGGACGGCTTCAGTGTCTCCAGATCGCTGCTCCTGGAG GTCCGGGCGGCGCTGAGCGGCCTGGAGGAGCTGGATCTGTCGGACCTGCGCTACCTGTCTGACCTCACCTTGAACCGGCTCACCGGCTGCACCCCGCGCCTCCGCCGCCTCTCGCTGGCCGGCTGCCACATCGCCTTCGAGTTCGATCCGTACCGAGGGCGCCCGGCCGGAACCGCGGCGGACTCCTCGGCCCTCGTGTCCCTCAGGAACCTCCGCAGGCTGCTGACGGAGCAGAGCTCCTCCCTCAAAGCTCTGGACCTCAGCAGGACCTCCATCACGCCTGAATCTCTCCGGATCGTGGCTCAG GTTCAGGATTTggtgctggaggagctgcatctGCAGGGCTGCAAAGAGCTGACGGACTACTCTGTGGAGGTTCTGGTCAAGCACCAGCCCGGCCTGCTGAAACTGGACCTGAGCTGCTGCCCGGAGCTGAGCAGCAGAACCGTCCGGGCTGTAGCCCGAGGCCTGAGGTCTCTGACGCACCTGTCCTTGTCCCGGGACTCCAAGATCACAGAGAAAG GCCTGGTGGAGCTGCTGTCCGTCTCCTCCCTGGTGTCTCTGGGTCTGTCTGGCTGTCTCCACAGCAGTGGAGCGGAGCTGCAGGAAGACCTGAAGGCGTCCACCGCTGCCACCGCCCAGCTGGAGCTGCTGCACCTGAGCGGCAGCACCAACCTGCAG gacgGTGTGCTCGTCTCGCTCTCCCAGCTCCTGGGCGGCTCTCTGAAGGAGCTGGACCTGACGCTGTGCCTCAGCCTGACCGACCTGTCGCTGTGCTCCATCTCCGCCGGCCTGCAGAGGCTGGAGGTGCTGCGGCTCGGTTGGTGTAAGGAGGTGACGGACCGGGGTCTGCTGGGGACGGTGCAGGACAGCCGGCCTGAGACG GGAGACGGAGGCCCCAGGTTCACCAGGACCTTCGGCAACATGGGCTTCTTCCAGCCCCCCCGGATGCCCTTTGAGGAGCGGCCCACTCCGGTGAGCcgggaggagctgcagcgcCTGGAGCGCCGCCACGGAGCCTCGCTCTCAGCCCTGAGACGGCTGACGGAGCTGGACCTGTCGGCCTGCAGCAAGCTCAGCGACGCCAGCATCACCcag GTGGTGCATTTCCCAGACCTGCAGCGTCTGTCTCTCTCCATGCTGCCAGAAATCAGCGACGCCAGCCTGGCGTCGGTGGGCCGGCGCTGCCGCAGCCTCACCAGCCTGCAGCTCAGCCACTGTCCCGGCATCACGGACCGCGGCGTGGCCCAGGCCCTGCCCTACCTGCGCCGCCTGCAGCATCTCTCGCTGTCCTGCTGCGACAACATCACCGACAG GACGCTGCAGCTCCTGATGCAGCACTGCAGCCGTCTGAAGACGCTCGACGTCTCCATGTGCAAAAACGTCTCTGTGACGGCGGTGGACCTCCTGCAGGCCCAGCTGCCCTTCCTGGAGAACGTCCATCACAAGTTCATAGGCGTGGCTGATCTCAGCCTGACAGACTGA
- the lrrc29 gene encoding F-box/LRR-repeat protein 3 isoform X1, whose translation MEDSDGEELPETPALPLEIIVYILSFLHASDRKEAALVCSSWYHASQDLRFQKDVAFSFPASSSSLALVRGLARKPRCSLKISQLDGFSVSRSLLLEVGAVLGPRVESLALPCSSITEASLLALLPRLTSLQRLDIRGLDSLFMSGAFLSREEHRRQVRAALSGLEELDLSDLRYLSDLTLNRLTGCTPRLRRLSLAGCHIAFEFDPYRGRPAGTAADSSALVSLRNLRRLLTEQSSSLKALDLSRTSITPESLRIVAQVQDLVLEELHLQGCKELTDYSVEVLVKHQPGLLKLDLSCCPELSSRTVRAVARGLRSLTHLSLSRDSKITEKGLVELLSVSSLVSLGLSGCLHSSGAELQEDLKASTAATAQLELLHLSGSTNLQDGVLVSLSQLLGGSLKELDLTLCLSLTDLSLCSISAGLQRLEVLRLGWCKEVTDRGLLGTVQDSRPETGDGGPRFTRTFGNMGFFQPPRMPFEERPTPVSREELQRLERRHGASLSALRRLTELDLSACSKLSDASITQVVHFPDLQRLSLSMLPEISDASLASVGRRCRSLTSLQLSHCPGITDRGVAQALPYLRRLQHLSLSCCDNITDRTLQLLMQHCSRLKTLDVSMCKNVSVTAVDLLQAQLPFLENVHHKFIGVADLSLTD comes from the exons ATGGAGGACAGCGACGGGGAAGAGCTGCCAGAGACACCTGCGCTGCCCCTGGAG ATTATCGTTTACATCCTGAGTTTCCTCCACGCGTCAGACAGAAAGGAAGCCGCCCTGGTCTGCAGCAGCTGGTACCACGCCAGCCAGGACCTGCGCTTCCAG AAGGACGTCGCCTTCAGCTTCCCGGCCTCATCTTCCTCCCTGGCGCTGGTCAGAGGTCTGGCCCGAAAGCCCCGCTGTAGCCTGAAGATCAGCCAGCTGGACGGCTTCAGTGTCTCCAGATCGCTGCTCCTGGAG gTTGGTGCGGTTCTGGGCCCCAGGGTGGAGAGCCTGGCCCTGCCCTGCAGCAGCATAACGGAGGCCTCCCTGCTGGCCCTCCTGCCCCGCCTCACCTCCCTGCAGAGGCTCGACATCAGAGGCCTGGACAGCCTCTTCATGTCTGGAGCCTTCCTGTCCAGAGAGGAGCACAGACGGCAG GTCCGGGCGGCGCTGAGCGGCCTGGAGGAGCTGGATCTGTCGGACCTGCGCTACCTGTCTGACCTCACCTTGAACCGGCTCACCGGCTGCACCCCGCGCCTCCGCCGCCTCTCGCTGGCCGGCTGCCACATCGCCTTCGAGTTCGATCCGTACCGAGGGCGCCCGGCCGGAACCGCGGCGGACTCCTCGGCCCTCGTGTCCCTCAGGAACCTCCGCAGGCTGCTGACGGAGCAGAGCTCCTCCCTCAAAGCTCTGGACCTCAGCAGGACCTCCATCACGCCTGAATCTCTCCGGATCGTGGCTCAG GTTCAGGATTTggtgctggaggagctgcatctGCAGGGCTGCAAAGAGCTGACGGACTACTCTGTGGAGGTTCTGGTCAAGCACCAGCCCGGCCTGCTGAAACTGGACCTGAGCTGCTGCCCGGAGCTGAGCAGCAGAACCGTCCGGGCTGTAGCCCGAGGCCTGAGGTCTCTGACGCACCTGTCCTTGTCCCGGGACTCCAAGATCACAGAGAAAG GCCTGGTGGAGCTGCTGTCCGTCTCCTCCCTGGTGTCTCTGGGTCTGTCTGGCTGTCTCCACAGCAGTGGAGCGGAGCTGCAGGAAGACCTGAAGGCGTCCACCGCTGCCACCGCCCAGCTGGAGCTGCTGCACCTGAGCGGCAGCACCAACCTGCAG gacgGTGTGCTCGTCTCGCTCTCCCAGCTCCTGGGCGGCTCTCTGAAGGAGCTGGACCTGACGCTGTGCCTCAGCCTGACCGACCTGTCGCTGTGCTCCATCTCCGCCGGCCTGCAGAGGCTGGAGGTGCTGCGGCTCGGTTGGTGTAAGGAGGTGACGGACCGGGGTCTGCTGGGGACGGTGCAGGACAGCCGGCCTGAGACG GGAGACGGAGGCCCCAGGTTCACCAGGACCTTCGGCAACATGGGCTTCTTCCAGCCCCCCCGGATGCCCTTTGAGGAGCGGCCCACTCCGGTGAGCcgggaggagctgcagcgcCTGGAGCGCCGCCACGGAGCCTCGCTCTCAGCCCTGAGACGGCTGACGGAGCTGGACCTGTCGGCCTGCAGCAAGCTCAGCGACGCCAGCATCACCcag GTGGTGCATTTCCCAGACCTGCAGCGTCTGTCTCTCTCCATGCTGCCAGAAATCAGCGACGCCAGCCTGGCGTCGGTGGGCCGGCGCTGCCGCAGCCTCACCAGCCTGCAGCTCAGCCACTGTCCCGGCATCACGGACCGCGGCGTGGCCCAGGCCCTGCCCTACCTGCGCCGCCTGCAGCATCTCTCGCTGTCCTGCTGCGACAACATCACCGACAG GACGCTGCAGCTCCTGATGCAGCACTGCAGCCGTCTGAAGACGCTCGACGTCTCCATGTGCAAAAACGTCTCTGTGACGGCGGTGGACCTCCTGCAGGCCCAGCTGCCCTTCCTGGAGAACGTCCATCACAAGTTCATAGGCGTGGCTGATCTCAGCCTGACAGACTGA
- the lrrc29 gene encoding F-box/LRR-repeat protein 3 isoform X4, protein MEDSDGEELPETPALPLEVGAVLGPRVESLALPCSSITEASLLALLPRLTSLQRLDIRGLDSLFMSGAFLSREEHRRQVRAALSGLEELDLSDLRYLSDLTLNRLTGCTPRLRRLSLAGCHIAFEFDPYRGRPAGTAADSSALVSLRNLRRLLTEQSSSLKALDLSRTSITPESLRIVAQVQDLVLEELHLQGCKELTDYSVEVLVKHQPGLLKLDLSCCPELSSRTVRAVARGLRSLTHLSLSRDSKITEKGLVELLSVSSLVSLGLSGCLHSSGAELQEDLKASTAATAQLELLHLSGSTNLQDGVLVSLSQLLGGSLKELDLTLCLSLTDLSLCSISAGLQRLEVLRLGWCKEVTDRGLLGTVQDSRPETGDGGPRFTRTFGNMGFFQPPRMPFEERPTPVSREELQRLERRHGASLSALRRLTELDLSACSKLSDASITQVVHFPDLQRLSLSMLPEISDASLASVGRRCRSLTSLQLSHCPGITDRGVAQALPYLRRLQHLSLSCCDNITDRTLQLLMQHCSRLKTLDVSMCKNVSVTAVDLLQAQLPFLENVHHKFIGVADLSLTD, encoded by the exons ATGGAGGACAGCGACGGGGAAGAGCTGCCAGAGACACCTGCGCTGCCCCTGGAG gTTGGTGCGGTTCTGGGCCCCAGGGTGGAGAGCCTGGCCCTGCCCTGCAGCAGCATAACGGAGGCCTCCCTGCTGGCCCTCCTGCCCCGCCTCACCTCCCTGCAGAGGCTCGACATCAGAGGCCTGGACAGCCTCTTCATGTCTGGAGCCTTCCTGTCCAGAGAGGAGCACAGACGGCAG GTCCGGGCGGCGCTGAGCGGCCTGGAGGAGCTGGATCTGTCGGACCTGCGCTACCTGTCTGACCTCACCTTGAACCGGCTCACCGGCTGCACCCCGCGCCTCCGCCGCCTCTCGCTGGCCGGCTGCCACATCGCCTTCGAGTTCGATCCGTACCGAGGGCGCCCGGCCGGAACCGCGGCGGACTCCTCGGCCCTCGTGTCCCTCAGGAACCTCCGCAGGCTGCTGACGGAGCAGAGCTCCTCCCTCAAAGCTCTGGACCTCAGCAGGACCTCCATCACGCCTGAATCTCTCCGGATCGTGGCTCAG GTTCAGGATTTggtgctggaggagctgcatctGCAGGGCTGCAAAGAGCTGACGGACTACTCTGTGGAGGTTCTGGTCAAGCACCAGCCCGGCCTGCTGAAACTGGACCTGAGCTGCTGCCCGGAGCTGAGCAGCAGAACCGTCCGGGCTGTAGCCCGAGGCCTGAGGTCTCTGACGCACCTGTCCTTGTCCCGGGACTCCAAGATCACAGAGAAAG GCCTGGTGGAGCTGCTGTCCGTCTCCTCCCTGGTGTCTCTGGGTCTGTCTGGCTGTCTCCACAGCAGTGGAGCGGAGCTGCAGGAAGACCTGAAGGCGTCCACCGCTGCCACCGCCCAGCTGGAGCTGCTGCACCTGAGCGGCAGCACCAACCTGCAG gacgGTGTGCTCGTCTCGCTCTCCCAGCTCCTGGGCGGCTCTCTGAAGGAGCTGGACCTGACGCTGTGCCTCAGCCTGACCGACCTGTCGCTGTGCTCCATCTCCGCCGGCCTGCAGAGGCTGGAGGTGCTGCGGCTCGGTTGGTGTAAGGAGGTGACGGACCGGGGTCTGCTGGGGACGGTGCAGGACAGCCGGCCTGAGACG GGAGACGGAGGCCCCAGGTTCACCAGGACCTTCGGCAACATGGGCTTCTTCCAGCCCCCCCGGATGCCCTTTGAGGAGCGGCCCACTCCGGTGAGCcgggaggagctgcagcgcCTGGAGCGCCGCCACGGAGCCTCGCTCTCAGCCCTGAGACGGCTGACGGAGCTGGACCTGTCGGCCTGCAGCAAGCTCAGCGACGCCAGCATCACCcag GTGGTGCATTTCCCAGACCTGCAGCGTCTGTCTCTCTCCATGCTGCCAGAAATCAGCGACGCCAGCCTGGCGTCGGTGGGCCGGCGCTGCCGCAGCCTCACCAGCCTGCAGCTCAGCCACTGTCCCGGCATCACGGACCGCGGCGTGGCCCAGGCCCTGCCCTACCTGCGCCGCCTGCAGCATCTCTCGCTGTCCTGCTGCGACAACATCACCGACAG GACGCTGCAGCTCCTGATGCAGCACTGCAGCCGTCTGAAGACGCTCGACGTCTCCATGTGCAAAAACGTCTCTGTGACGGCGGTGGACCTCCTGCAGGCCCAGCTGCCCTTCCTGGAGAACGTCCATCACAAGTTCATAGGCGTGGCTGATCTCAGCCTGACAGACTGA
- the elmo3 gene encoding engulfment and cell motility protein 3, translating to MPQQKDIVKIAIQMPGAYPQLIQLDQKKPLSAVIKAVCEGWNLPGPENYALQYADGVQLYITESNRLDIKNGCILRLTKAPGCSAEALKKGIQSADGGVRCESLKELATISRDVTFAQEFINRGGHTLLVKIVEDSKENNQIMTHTLTGFMELMDHGIVSWENLSAVFIKKISGFVSSRSTDEAMQQVSLDILENMVLSSRKLFLQVKQEVTMEKLIAHLQVENQQIQTKAMALLMALLQTADDLDRQEIFAFLNKKNLRQYIYKNIILGSSPIQDEMAHYLYVLQSLTLNLLEARMRTPLDCYSQEHRDILHGLRQAAFETESENSLSHERRRSLCAKEFKKLGFSNNSNPGQDLVRTPPGLLALETMHYFAARYPDAYSRFVLENSSREDKHECPFARSSIQLTLILCEILRIGEAPSETGSSYHPIFFSQDRLLEELFCVCIQLLNKTWKEMRATQEDFDKVMQVVKEQITRTLASRPTSLELFKNKVNALNYSEILKLRQTERLHQEETLAPPVLELKERLKPELLELIRQQRLNRLCQGTMFRKISSRRRQDKLWYCRLSPNHKMLHYGDVEEEAESPAIETLQEKIPVADIKGLLTGKDCPHMKESKGKQTKEVLDLAFSITYDVEEYSLNFIAPSRTDFCLWTDGLSVLLGRDMSSESMRSELEILLSMEIKLRLLDLENVPIPESAPVVPKPPSNYNFCYDFSQTEQ from the exons ATGCCGCAGCAGAAGGACATCGTGAAGATCGCCATCCAGATGCCCGGCGCCTACCCCCAGCTCATCCAACTGGACCAG AAGAAGCCTCTGTCTGCTGTCATCAAGGCCGTGTGTGAAGG ATGGAACCTGCCAGGTCCAGAGAACTACGCCCTGCAGTACGCCGATGGAGTGCAGCTCTACATCACCGAGTCG AACCGCCTGGACATCAAGAACGGCTGCATCCTCCGTCTGACCAAGGCTCCG GGCTGCAGTGCAGAAGCCCTGAAGAAGGGCATCCAGAGCGCTGATGGGGGGGTGCGCTGCGAGTCGCTGAAGGAGCTGGCCACCATCTCCAGGGACGTGACCTTCGCTCAGGAGTTCATCAACCGAGGAGGCCACACCCTGCTGGTGAAGATCGTGGAGGACTCCAAAGA GAACAACCAGATCATGACGCACACGCTGACCGGCTTCATGGAGCTGATGGACCACGGCATCGTGTCCTGGGAGAACCTCTCTGCCGTCTTCATCAAGAAg aTCTCCGGCTTCGTCAGCAGCAGGTCCACAGACGAGGCCATGCAGCAGGTGTCCCTGGACATCCTGGAGAACATGGTGCTGAGCAGCAGGAAGCTCTTCCTGCAGGTCAAGCAGGAGGTCACCATGGAGAAGCTCATCGCTCACCTGCAGGT GGAGAACCAGCAGATCCAGACCAAAGCAATGGCTCTGCTGATGGCGCTGCTGCAGACGGCTGACGACTTGGACAGACAG GAGATCTTTGCCTTTCTGAACAAGAAGAACCTGCGTCAGTACATCTATAAG aacatCATCCTGGGCTCCAGCCCCATCCAGGATGAGATGGCTCACTACCTGTACGTCCTGCAGTCGCTCACCTTGAACCTCCTGGAGGCTCGCATGAGGACGCCGCTGGACTGCTACAGCCAG GAACACAGGGACATCCTGCATGGACTGCGGCAGGCGGCCTTTGAGACGGAGAGCGAGAACAGCCTCAGCCATGAGCGCCGCCGCTCGCTCTGTGCCAAAGAGTTTAAGAAGCTGGGTTTTTCT AACAACAGCAACCCGGGTCAGGACCTGGTGCGCACGCCTCCCGGCCTCCTGGCTCTGGAGACCATGCATTACTTTGCTGCACGCTACCCTGACGCCTACAGCAGG TTCGTCctggagaacagcagcagagaggacAAACACGAGTGTCCGTTCGCCcgcagcagcatccagctcacCCTCATCCTCTGTGAAATCCTTCGGATCGGAGAAGCTC CCTCAGAGACGGGCTCCAGCTACCACCCCATCTTCTTCAGCCAGGACCGGCTGCTGGAGGAGCTCTTCTGCGTCTGCATCCAGCTGCTCAACAAAACCTGGAAGGAGATGAGAGCCACGCAGGAGGACTTTGACAAG gTGATGCAGGTGGTGAAGGAGCAGATCACCAGGACTCTGGCCAGCAGGCCCACCTCCCTGGAGCTCTTCAAGAACAAAGTCAACGCTCTGAACTACAGCGAGATCCTCAAGCTGAGGCAGACGGAGCGGCTGCACCAGGAGGAGACGCTGGCTCCGCCCGTCCT CGAGCTGAAGGAGCGGCTGAAGCCGGAGCTGCTGGAGCTGATCCGCCAGCAGAGGCTCAACCGGCTGTGCCAGGGGACCATGTTCAGGAAGATCAGCAGCCGGCGCAGGCAGG ACAAGCTGTGGTACTGCCGCCTGTCCCCCAACCACAAGATGCTGCACTACGGCGacgtggaggaggaggcagagagcCCCGCCATAGAGACGCTGCAGGAGAAGA TTCCAGTGGCAGATATCAAAGGTCTGCTGACGGGGAAGGACTGTCCTCACATGAAGGAGAGCAAAGGCAAGCAGACCAAG GAGGTGCTGGACCTGGCCTTCAGCATCACCTACGACGTGGAGGAGTACAGCCTGAACTTCATCGCCCCCTCCAGGACCGAC TTCTGCCTGTGGACGGACGGGCTGAGCGTCCTCCTGGGCCGCGACATGAGCAGCGAGTCCATGCGCAGCGAGCTGGAGATCCTGCTGTCCATGGAGATTAAGCTCCGCCTCCTGGACCTGGAGAACGTCCCCATCCCCGAGAGCGCCCCCGTTGTCCCCAAACCGCCCAGCAACTACAACTTCTGCTACGACTTCAGCCAGACGGAGCAGTAG
- the e2f4 gene encoding transcription factor E2F4 has product MMELESASSRGDPAAAADPLQPQTPSRHEKSLGLLTTKFVTLLQEAKDGVLDLKAAADTLAVRQKRRIYDITNVLEGIGLIEKKSKNSIQWKGVGPGCNTREIADKLINLKSELDDLALREHELDQQKVWVQQSIKNVTDDSSNSPMAYVRHEDLCGAFKGDTLLAIRAPIGTQLEVPVPEIVLNGQRKYQIRLKSTSGPIEVLLVNKDPSSASPVVLPVPPPEDVLHSLPAPAPTSQTPPALSKVPRTPSATKAAPATTPVSAAPDVPSGVQLPPTAETPAAGPQQLQSSASLDGSAPSAPFGPVKSDPSELLDFPKELSEMFDPTKEIMTGDLLDDLMSSEVFSPLLRLSPPPSDHDYIYNLDETEGLCDLFDVPILNL; this is encoded by the exons ATGATGGAGCTGGAGTCGGCCAGTAGCAGAGGCGACCCCGCAGCCGCCGCCGACCCGCTGCAGCCGCAGACGCCGAGCCGACACGAGAAGAGCCTGGGGCTGCTCACCACCAAGTTCGTGACGCTGCTGCAGGAGGCCAAGGACGGCGTGCTGGACCTGAAGGCG GCTGCCGACACCTTGGCCGTCCGGCAGAAGAGACGCATTTATGACATCACTAACGTCCTGGAGGGCATCGGCCTGATCGAGAAGAAGTCTAAGAACAGCATCCAGTGGAA GGGTGTAGGCCCCGGCTGCAACACCAGGGAGATAGCAGACAAGCTGATCAACCTGAAGAGCGAGCTGGATGACCTGGCGCTGCGGGAACACGAGCTGGACCAGCAGAAAGTCTGGGTCCAGCAGAGCATCAAGAACGTGACGGATGACTCCAGCAACAGCCC TATGGCGTATGTCAGACATGAAGACCTCTGTGGAGCATTTAAAG GGGACACGCTCCTGGCTATCCGGGCCCCCATAGGCACCCAGCTAGAAGTACCGGTACCAGAAATC GTTCTCAACGGACAGAGGAAGTACCAGATCCGCCTGAAGAGCACGTCTGGTCCCATCGAGGTTCTGTTGGTCAACAAGGACCCGTCCAGCGCCTCTCCTGTGGTTTTACCCGTCCCACCTCCAGAGGACGTCCTCCACAGCCTGCCAGCACCAGCACCTACCTCCCAGACGCCTCCTGCTCTCTCAAAG GTCCCCAGAACCCCTTCAGCCACAAAAGCAGCTCCTGCCACAACGCCGGTGTCTGCAGCTCCAG acGTGCCGAGCGGCGTGCAGCTCCCCCCCACGGCGGAGACGCCCGCCGCCGGgcctcagcagctgcagtcttCTGCCTCTTTGGACGGGTCGGCACCTTCGGCGCCGTTTGGACCCGTGAAGTCGGATCCGTCTGAGC TTCTGGACTTTCCCAAAGAACTTTCTGAAATGTTCGACCCAACTAAAG AGATCATGACCGGGGACCTGTTGGACGACCTGATGTCGTCAGAAG TGTTCTCGCCTCTCCTCCGTCTGTCGCCTCCACCCAGCGACCATgactacatctacaacctggaTGAAACTGAAGGCCTCTGTGACCTCTTCGACGTGCCCATCCTCAACCTCTGA